The Parus major isolate Abel chromosome 24, Parus_major1.1, whole genome shotgun sequence sequence TCCTGCGACGCTGCCGACAGATGATCGCAGCTGTCACCACGATGATCATCAGGACAGAGGCAGATCCGATGGCCACGGCCAGGAAATGGATTTCTGAGAAACTCActgcacagggacagacagaggAATGGAGCAGAGGGTCACACAGGAGGAAGGAGGCTGGGATCCTGTATCTGTGAATAAAACCTGTCCTAGGGCTCCTCTTTTTCCCTCATGCCTTCTACTTACAACCCCTTTTGTCCCATAATTTTCCCAGATGTGCAAGAGGGTCACTCTGGTTAAatacacacagctctggggggTTTCTTGGCCTCTCACCTTTCTGCACAACCCGGAGTCGCACCTCCCCGATGGTGCCATAGACATCTGGCCAGTTTGTCACCTGGCAGGTGAAGGTCCCGTTGTCACTGGGCTGCAGGTTCCAGATGATGATGGAAACATCGTTACGCTCGATGTTCCCATCCCAGGTGACTCGCTCTTTAAACCTTCCCGAGGGGGGCTTGTAGGGCTCCTTCAGGTAGTAAAATACctataaaaatcacagaaacatcgaatggcctgggctggaaggCACTTGGAAGATTCCTGAAGTCTTGTCAGGTGCAGGATGCCGCCTAAGACAGGGTTTGGCTGCGGTGTCAGCAGATCCAGCTTCGGAAAGCCACAAACATTTTAACCCTGATCTAAACTAAACATGAGTGTGTTTTTTAGGCAGGGTTTATAAACAAAACGTGGATTAATCACTGCAAGTGACGAAGGTCCAAAGGGACTCGTGGGTTTTGGGTGTGTCTGTAGCCAgtcactgctggggctggggcagggggagcccTGAAAAGGAGCACGGGGATCTCACTCACCGGCTCATGAGCGCTCAGGTCCTCGGGCTGGAAGTTCCAGctcactgagagctgctggctcacggggctgctgctggaaaaagtgCATTTCAGCCGCTGGTTGGTCCCGTTCACGGCCACCACCTCCTTGGCGGTGTGAACCTCCACGGCTGCCGCCAGCCACAGCGCTGCGGGGCAAACACAGGGGGAAAATCACTGTCTGCGCTGAGCTCATCACTGCTCTTATCAGCCCGAGCCTTATCTCTTATCCCGGGAGCCTTACTGAGCTGGCCAGGGATAACCTGAGTGTCCCAGGCACATTCCAGTGGGCTGCTACTGCAGATTTATACAGAAAAACCCTTTCAAACTGGACTGAAACCCACCCAGAAATTGCTATTTGCCATGCTGGAACTTCCCTTTAAACACCTTCTACTCAACCTCGTGTGCACCATGATGAAACTGCTCTCACTGATATATCCAGAGCCAGTTTTAGAGACTTTATAGCCcagctgggcagctgcaggtAAATTCAGTCAGGTTGAAGAATTGCAGAGGAAATCCTCAAGGTAAATGtagatttgtttttccaagaaACATCCCCAAAACCACCATGgcttctgcattaaaaataactgagcATTGCTCACTCGATGCTTTCCCCTGAAGGAAATGAggatgaaagtgaaaaataagaaaaattaatggtTTGCTGGtgaaggaaatagaaaatatccATATCCTGTCACAGGAAGTTAACTCAGCCCAGTGtgattcaagaaaaaaaaaaaaaagaaaacttatcTAGGGTTGTAAAATATAACTTCATAATAAAGACgtatttgtaaataatttatgaCTAAATACTTCCTTCCACATAATTCATTAtctcaaagggaaaaatacttGGAATGCCAAAACATGGAAGGTATTCACACGTGGAAAACCTCACCGGCAGGGATCACGTGGCTCAAACACGGATTCGGTGCcaaatcttttcattttaaactcCATGAAAAGAACTAAGAGAGAAATAAgagtaaaatactttttttttttttttccaaggcagaTTACATCCGTGTGCTGATGCATTTGGGAAAGGAGGATGTATTATTCTTAAAATCCAGGTGTTTTGATATAAACCACCGAAAATTCAAGTGGGTTTTTCGTGTCTGGAACCTTTGCCGTGTGAAGGATCTGAAGCCTTGGACAATCCCAGACTGTTTAGGAACAAAGgtagcaaggaaataaaaaaaaaaaaaaaaaaaaaaaaaaggttgggAGTAAAGTTCAGATTCCtggcaggagagaaaaaggaaaggttgAAACCCGAGCAGAGGAGGAGATcagaggaggagatggatgTTCTTCCGCTCCAATACACCAAAACCTGTTGGGGAAGAAACTCAAGCGCTTCGTGCCACTTCCAGCGAGCCCCGCACGGAAAGAACCGCAGCAAGCACGGGGGGAAATCCTCTGTCCTAGGGCCAGCTCAgggggcaggagaaggagaggggacagggtTCCTTACCTCGGAGCTGCGCCCCAAGGACGAGCGCAGCGCCCAGCCAGGTGCGGCCGCACATCGGGGACACCAGGCCGGGGCTGCGAGGACAAATCCGCCCCGGTTTCTCCGGGACCGGCTAAAGGATGAGTTTCTCAAAGTCTTCCCAGCACGACGGGAATGATTCCTTGCCCCCAGCTCTGCCGGCGAGGGAAGGGGAGAGCTCGCCCTGTGCTCCTTGCCAAGGTGCGCCCAGCCCCGCTCTCCTCTGCCGTAAATCAGCGAGATTCCCAAGGtaagattaatttcttctccctcccaTATTCCCCTGTTCTTTTGTGTTGCAATCATTCCTCCTCCCAGCCGCCACCCGAAACCACTCCCCTCTTGTGGGAGGTAAAAGAACATTTGCCTGGAGGTGTTCATAGGTGGCTCGAAGGAATGAGGGCCATTCTCTCgacaaaaaaacctgcaaacgATCCGAAAAAGAGCAGCCCAAAGCTGACGGGCGGTGGCCGCAGAGCGGGCCCTCATCCAGAGGATGGGAACGTCCCACCAAACACAGACATCTACCCCAAAATAATTTGAACGTTCCTCGGTTGCAGCCGAGGATTGGGAGCCTGGAGCTTGGGAAGTTTTTGGGAGAATCAAGCGGAAAATGGGTCCAGCCCGGCCGGCAGCGCTGGGGAAACACCACCGTGCTCCACAAGGGAAATTCCGTGGGACACAATACTCTGCAGGCGGCACGTGGAAGTTGGGAGAGTGTGAAACCCATCGGAGTCTGTGTGATGGCAAAATGAGGATGTTTGCATTCGAGGGCCATAAATCGCTGCCCGTGGCAGTGTTTGTGTTCGGTTCACGATCCCGTTCCAAGAAGTCACCCCAGGTTACCGGTCTCACTTGCGGCTGGCGCTGATTTCCTTCCCAGGGGTGCAAGGGGAGGGTGCCCGAGCCCCTGGGTGTTTGGGGGAGCTCTCTTCAGCCATTTGGCCATGGAAAAACAGCGCTGAGGCTGCCAGCTCCCTGGATTGTCCCCAGAACAGGATAGGGAATCCTGTATGTGCTGCCACATCCCTGCTAACAGCTCCGGGACACCAAGGATCTCCATTTTCCTGGGAGTGATTTGGGCCCGTGTTAGCCCTTCATCACTTCATCTCCCCAGATTTCCTCTCACTTACTATTCCAACATATTTTGTTCCCTTGCCACAATGAATATTTATCACTCTGGGGCTTTGTTAAGGTTGTGTTTAAAACTTATCAGCCAATTTGCTGTAACTTCCTAATTCTGTgtctgcccagggctgggaacagccccTGTTCCCACCTTTGCCTGCAGACTTTTGCTAACCTTCATCTTCTTTCAAAACACGTGGACTCCCAGCTTTTAAGAGAAGGTCACGTCCCTGGCACACTCTCACCAGCGACCCAAACTCTGCGGCGTTCCACTTGGAAAcacaaataaggaaaagaaagcccTGACGGCCAAAGAGAGCACCCCAATAAAGGAAATGGGGCACAGCAACATTCCCTCTGTGTCCATGCCgagggcagcagagcctggggcgCGCCCGGTGCCACGGGGGTCAGTCCTGCCCCAAACCCGGCTGGGAGGGACCGGCCCCGGCGTGCGGCGCTGGCCGGGACAGGAGCCCCCTCTAGCGGGGCCAGGCCACTTCCAGGGGAGCGCCCGAACCTCCCAAAAATGCTGCTGGGATATCTCCGGAGAGCCCGTGGAGAGGGGCTGAGCGCCGGGAATGCGCAGGGAGCGATGGCCTCGGTTCTGTGCCCGTGCAGCGGCTCtgggtgctgagctctgggtgctgctcctgtgtTCCCACCTGAAAGAGACCTGCAGGGAACATGGAGAGGGGCTCTttgtcagcagctctggaatagaacaagggggaatgggttcagactgacagagggcagggatggatgggatatcgggaaggaattgctcctgggagggtggggagccctggcacaggtgcccagagcctctgtggctgcccctggattcctggcagtgcccaaggccaggctggatggggtttggagcagcctgggacagtggaaggtgcccGTAGTAGGGATGGGATGCGTTTTGtagtcccttcccacccaacccaTCCCTGATTCCACATGAAGTCGTTTGCTGCATTTGGAACCTCTCAAACTCTCACTTTGAGAAGCTGTTGGGAAGGTCCTGATGGCAAATCTGATTCCAGCTCgtttctctctcctgctgctcccagggcagctccaggagctgtcccgagccctgcagagcagagcagcctcccCTGGCTGGTGGTGACGTCCCATGAAGACATTTTGAACCTCCGCACTTCCTGACCTGGGCTTATTTCGCGTGTCTGGGTCTGCCttggctgctctggaaagaGTGAGTCCCCCAGCCCCGCTCGGGTCTGCAGCAATTCTGGGAAAAACAATCCAGAGCCTCTTTCTAGGAAAGCCACCGTGTTCTTTCCTGCCACAGCCACGCTGGTCTGATGTggtggagaggagcagcaggaggaacacGAGGATGAGGCTGGAGCAGTCCctgcccctcctggggctgctgctgtgtgcaggtgAGTCCCCAACCTCAGGCAGCTGGGTCGGAGCTCGGTGCAGAGCGAACCGTAAAGGTTCCACACTCTTAATTTTGGGTTTATCCTTTATCTGAGCACTTAAAGCGTTTTGCGATCCCGGGTAAATAACGTGAGGCTTGGCGGGCTCTCAGGGTGTGGTGGCAGCTCCCACCCGAGCTTTGGGATGCTGGTTCAGGATGAAGAGCAGAGCACCCATAAAGGCTCTAAAGGAGCCAGtaatgaggagagaaaaacgTGCGAGGTAATCCACTCAGAGTTGGTACAATAAAACTACAACTGCTCTGCCAAGCTGCTGCAAATACCGATCATGGTGAAGGTAGAAAACGTGGTTTATCAGTGGCCAgttcttttttcagatttaaattcATCTGcgtaaaataaaaaagcatcgGGTCACCTTCTCTCTAGCCAAGTCTGCTGTCTGTGGAATTCAAACCCGCAATCATTTACTTGTGTTACTTTTTGTAAGAAGACAAATGTCTTTAAAGGAAATCACAGATCTGATTCACAGCTCCTAAAAACTCTTTCTTTAATACTCCAGCTCCAGAGCTTTCCACGGAGCAAGCTGTTTCCTACAAGGCAGAAAATCCACACAGATAAACTGTTTTACAGCATTAAATCAACATCAGGGCCCCACTCTGCAGCGAGTTCTCTTGCAGAGGACAGAGGTTCCTAGCAGGGTTTTCCAGCAGTGCTTGCTCCATgacaataaaacaaatttcGGGTTTTACCTCTTGCAATAACAACCCTTTTTCCGAGCTGGGTCGGAAAATGATTCAGGTTTCCATTCTGCATTAAGCTGTGTTAAAAATGGCCTCCAAGTTCAGAACAACATCCTGTCTCACCACCAGAACATTTCTGATGCCTTCAGCACAAATGTGGGACTAGAAACATCTCTTTCAAGCAGCTGAGTTCAGACAGGATGTCTGGCAGTAGGAAAGGTGTGTGATATCTGAAGCTCAAttacttaataaatatttcttattcatttctttgcagttggcaccacagctcagcagggTAAGTGTATTTTTCCACCATCCTTAACTATTTATCATGTTAAAAATCTCAAATATGCCTCAAAAGTGAGGGCTAAGAGTCAAACAGAAAGATCtgaattttgtaaatatttcaggatAGAAATATTCACTGTTCATTTACTGGCAGTAATCTTATTGATTGGAGAAATTGGTCCCTAATTATCAACAGTGTTGGGCATTTCCAGCAAGACCAAGCAGTGAGGCAATGCTGAGATGATTTTTTAAcactctttattttctgttttgcagatgaAGAACTGGAGGGTAAGTGAATTTTACTGAATTCTGTAGTAATTACTGGGATGCAAAGACTGTAGATGACTGAAAAAACAGTAGAAATATTTGAGTTTTgcctttggtttcctttctcaTTGGTGTTTCTTCCCAAGAGGAGGAGTTCCTGGTGGAGATTTCTGGCACCACGGTGACAATCACGTGTCCCTTTGA is a genomic window containing:
- the MPZL2 gene encoding myelin protein zero-like protein 2: MCGRTWLGAALVLGAQLRALWLAAAVEVHTAKEVVAVNGTNQRLKCTFSSSSPVSQQLSVSWNFQPEDLSAHEPVFYYLKEPYKPPSGRFKERVTWDGNIERNDVSIIIWNLQPSDNGTFTCQVTNWPDVYGTIGEVRLRVVQKVSFSEIHFLAVAIGSASVLMIIVVTAAIICRQRRRKARDKRLEVADTERKEKESLKMGEEKEPIPLED